CGCAGAGgtccaccaccaccacctaCAGCTTCAGAACCTTCTCGCAGACCAACAACAAAGTATGAATGATGATTTTAATGCagttatataaaattttgaattctttcaaatCCACAtaattcgaaagaaaaaacgtattcatggttttttgtttttgaataattgtcACCTAGCAAACGATCACTTGATTTACATGAATTGTTTTTGTTGCAGTTAATATCAGCCTCGTTACATCATCGAACGAATAAGTCTACTATTGCATAGACAAGGCCATTACAGTAGTTGGACcgaatttatcaatttatttcctaGACTAATATCGTAACACTGTATACATCTagggtaaaataaaaacgaaacaagAAATGAAGTGTGTAATTTCACTaagtttttcattaatttcaaaattaaaaccaGAATAAGTTCAGCAGATATGCCAATTGATAGCGAAGACTCCCTGCAAAAACTGCTTATcacgtttcaaaaataatcgTCGTAAAATACTTACATATCATTACCTGTATAtgttagtgaaaaaaaaagattatacaGCAAGAATTACCGTGCTCTCGCGGTTGTGATTTTTACTTATTCGTTTGGaggagtaaaaataaataaaaagacaaaaaGTGTAGCCCTCGGGTCCGTTCCCGCTCAAGGACATTCAAGGTCGCCGTGTTTATGACCGCTGCTACATATATAACTAGTCTTGAATAAAGCAAGGGAATATCATCAACGGGACAAGGAAGCGGtccgtgaaaatttattaaattcaatgtGTATAAAAGTCTTCTCTTTCATCCCACAATGATATAATTAACGCGTCTTGTGTGTACGAAGACGCGCACACGCGTTTACATTGGGACcagtttcgttacgttaaattttttcccgtTCGATTCAACTAGGAGGTGCGGATACCTcgatgtacaatttttattcatcgatACAAAAGCCGTGGTGAGCGAGCCTGGGTGAGGTCGTGGCGATTCTTGAATGTCGTCCGGTTTGTACGGAAAACGAAGGCCGGGGACCTCGAGGCAGGGCGAGAATGCGAAGAAGGGGCCTCCCCGTGACACACGacaatatcattttttactccttttcttttactttgcTCGAAACTCCGAACGGCGTATCGGCGGCATAAGGCAGTTCTTACTCGCGGCCAGGTTCCACCTCCTACCTCGTTTCTACCTCTACCTCCGCCGATTGCCTCTACCTCCAGCTCGACGGCCTCGGCGTGAGTATCGCCAAGCCCGCGGGACGCGTGCTCAAGTGAAAGTAGGATTTTGCTTTCTACTGTTTAGTACTGAAATATGTTTTACGGACGTCTAAAATGACGAGTGATTCGATCGGTACGTGGTGtgataaattatcgaaattaaaCAGTGGTGAACCAGCGTATACCTCCTGCgtgataatatataatatataagtaaataaatcgTAATAATATGCACTTCTGAGAAGAATGAAGGCGTTAACAACGGGTCCATCGGTGTATCCGGGTACCACCTTTAGCTGCAGATTTCTATTATGGGCACTGTTCTTTTTGTCGTTTTACTCGGGTACTCGAGTACACGGAAATGCGGACTATCGACAGGGCTACGACAGTCCGCGTATGCTCAATGGTAAATACCCCATGATGAACGCATTCTTGTTGTGTTGTAATtcgataaatattaaaattactcaGCTAGGCGAGACACTCTGGTATTAAATGTTTGTGGATCGACGCCGTTGCGTCGCCGATAGAAAACGATTTTCTTCGACCGAGTTGAGCGGCCTTCGCGTGCGTCGGATTGTCAAATACTTGCCAATAGGTTGCTTGGAATTTTTCATACGTCATTTAATAGTCGGGACAATGATGAGTAACTGCGACTGATCCGAGCAAACTGGACCTCAATTTTCAGAAATCCCAAACTTACGGTTTTGCCATTGCGTGTATATTCACTCcgaaaaaaatgatacgaTTTATCTCAACACCaataacgtaaaaataaagatgaaCCCGCTGTACATTTTAAAGATAATTTGGCTTGCCTGATTATTACATTAGTTGGTAATCGTAATCGTTCGCAACCGATTTCGATGACACGCATTTACATCTTGTGCGTaatgtgattttttaaaataaatctgGCTTTTTGAAAGTGTCTGGTTATGAAATCGTGACATAATAGTGCATCTCAATTTGTAAAACCTCGTTAAAATGTTTGTGTAACCACATCACAAAGTGTAAGGAAGTAAATCGTTGGAATTTTAAGTATATTACAAGCGCGCGATTCTAAACAAAAATACGGtgaatatatacgtataaaaacgAAATCACATTATAAATATCATTTCAATTGGCGTTTTGTAACTTTATACTTATGTATTAATGtgttggataattttttttttacatttctatCTATACCTGTTGGCCTTCATCGAATTGTTTAATGATAATTGGCCAATATCTTTTACACTGGTATGTTAGgtattcaaaataataatcatgtaCAAAAAACGTGTTACCCGTTGTTAGAGAATCGTTTCGTATTTCCGAAAATGATATTAGCTTGGTAGCTTTTGTTGCGTTACCTGCTCGAATTATTATTGAGTAATTAATGGATGGAATTATTGCAGTAATCCGTAACGGTGTCTAAAGTGAGGTGTTGCATATTAACGAAATTTATGTATGTCGCACGTCACTATTATAAGGCGACTATATTAGGACGTATTTGAACAGTTTTCGTTCAGTACATGCTTctaaatcaattaataattcatagAGCGCATCGCAATGTCGATCAATTTATTGGgaaatccattttttcaactttctcaCAGCGTTATTAAATTGCCGACTGAATTACGTATGTTACTTTCACCCTCACTGCGTTTCTCTCAATTTTAAACTGTatggataaattattttcgtaaTTGTATAACTTACTTATAGATGCTCAAAGAACGTGGGGaaattcatctgaaatatttcaatcggCTGTAGCCCAGAGAGAAAATGACGAAGCACTTGAGTCCCCAACACCACAGAATGATAGTGCAAAGATGCCATTGCGCCTGGATGAGAACAATATTATGCACGCTGAAGTCTCTTCTAATAACGATGAAGAAAACTACAGTGACGAATATGAGGAAGAACCCCATCATCCTTCTGAGTTAAAAACAATGTTACGTCCAGCAAGTCTAAGAAATGCAGCGATAGATGGTGTAGTTGGCCAACCTCCTACAGCCAGCAATCTGAATATTAGTTCTAGAGAATCACATGAGGATGAGGAGTATTTGGCAGAATATGATGCCTACTATTACtacgacgatgacgataatGATACAGGCTTGGTACATCATCTAACAAATTCCAGTAATGTTGAATCTGACAAATTGAAGGTGGGAGCTAACTTAGAAGAACCAGATTACTCAATATCAGGCAATTTGACATACGACACAATGCATCGGAATAACTTCAGCGATAACGCAGAGATGGATGACGATGAAGGCACCTCTATGGAGAGTAGTAACAAGCATTACGTAGTAGCTTCGAATACCGCAAGTCAACTTCCTGATAAATCAATACTGATTGAAGAAGCGATTGTTTCTGTGGTAACAACTAAAAGCGTCGTTAATGGTACATTATCCATTCCAGTAACTCCTTTGCCACAAACTACTGAACAAATTTCGTCACCACCTTCGTTGACCGAAATTGTGGATACCAAACAAATGGACAGATCACAAACTACTGAAAATTCTATAGTTCTGGCATCGGTACAGACAAGCCGTAGTATTTCTGGGGCCAGGTTCTTGCCCTTCCCCGTTGTGGAACAGGTGGAGCAAGTGGCGCAGAATGTTAACAGCAACAATAAGGTACCAGGACCCTTGGAATCTACTGAAAGTATTATCGATAAATTGGACAGAGTGCAATCTGAGTTATCGAGTGGATTTTTCAATGGTGGTTTCAGAAATTCAGGCAACACATTACAACTGGATGTTTTACCGGAAACTGAACAAGCAAAAAAAAGTCGGACTACAACAATGAGGGTTCCTGTAATCAGCAAATTTGTACCGCGTCAATACAATGCTAACAGAAAACCAGTGGCGCCTTCGAGACCACCTCTTAAACCAATAATCACTAGGTTCAATCGTAATGAAACCAAGTTGAATAATAGCCTTACTTCAACTGCAAAAAGCGCTGTAATAAAGCCTCCTCAACTGCGTCCGCCTGCTGACAAGACAAGCAGTAACGCGGGTAAGGAGGATACTGGCAGAATAAAGAGTGTAGTTGTACAAGATATTGCTGCATTTTTGCCACCTGGTTATAACATTGAGAAGGTGAAAAACGAGCCTACAGAAAAGTCGATCATCGATGATATTTTCGCAAAGGCTAAAGTGGATATCTCTTCATTTTTACCTCCGGGATATAACAGCAAGCAAAACGGTGCATCTGATCAGAAGAGTCAACAGTCACTGGCAGATAATGCTGCTAAAAAATCGCCAGTTGATCTTTCATCACTTTTGCCACCGGGATACAAGCCGCCAAAACCAAGTGACGAGGATGGTAGTAACGCGACGTCCGAAAGTAAGCGTCCTCCTATAGACGACCTATTTGCGGTTTCAAAGGTGGATCTTTCTTCACTTTTACCACCAGGatacaatcaaaaaaaaaataatggctCCAATGCACCAAGCGGTAAGGATGAAACAGTCAAAAACCCACCTGAACTAGAAAATGCTACGACTCCAGCTACTGTGTCAACAACAAAAACTGCGGGtataaaattagtttttccCAGCCGGCCTGGAGGGAGAAAACCGATAAATCGAATTACAACCCCATCAACAGTACATGCACAAGGTCCTGGTGGATTTAAACCGGCTATTCATAAAGGCTGGCCAGTCAGGTGAGATAAACCAGAGTTTAATTGTATCTTGatagttgaataattcaatgcTATTGCAAGAAAAC
This genomic stretch from Neodiprion pinetum isolate iyNeoPine1 chromosome 6, iyNeoPine1.2, whole genome shotgun sequence harbors:
- the LOC124222458 gene encoding uncharacterized protein, coding for MKALTTGPSVYPGTTFSCRFLLWALFFLSFYSGTRVHGNADYRQGYDSPRMLNDAQRTWGNSSEIFQSAVAQRENDEALESPTPQNDSAKMPLRLDENNIMHAEVSSNNDEENYSDEYEEEPHHPSELKTMLRPASLRNAAIDGVVGQPPTASNLNISSRESHEDEEYLAEYDAYYYYDDDDNDTGLVHHLTNSSNVESDKLKVGANLEEPDYSISGNLTYDTMHRNNFSDNAEMDDDEGTSMESSNKHYVVASNTASQLPDKSILIEEAIVSVVTTKSVVNGTLSIPVTPLPQTTEQISSPPSLTEIVDTKQMDRSQTTENSIVLASVQTSRSISGARFLPFPVVEQVEQVAQNVNSNNKVPGPLESTESIIDKLDRVQSELSSGFFNGGFRNSGNTLQLDVLPETEQAKKSRTTTMRVPVISKFVPRQYNANRKPVAPSRPPLKPIITRFNRNETKLNNSLTSTAKSAVIKPPQLRPPADKTSSNAGKEDTGRIKSVVVQDIAAFLPPGYNIEKVKNEPTEKSIIDDIFAKAKVDISSFLPPGYNSKQNGASDQKSQQSLADNAAKKSPVDLSSLLPPGYKPPKPSDEDGSNATSESKRPPIDDLFAVSKVDLSSLLPPGYNQKKNNGSNAPSGKDETVKNPPELENATTPATVSTTKTAGIKLVFPSRPGGRKPINRITTPSTVHAQGPGGFKPAIHKGWPVRATTEFTGWPTSSTTPISIEKLLEAARTATPDSNNTSSTVAASMTSTTTTTTTTTTTPRPTTPGICEEECEVAGTIRLVGHTVWIPELLDSNTKEWKQLAAEVENEIDLAFTKSNTLRKWYKKIRIDAFSQGSILVDYFVELSEIGTKINTQELKTIFHDALNVHASNNDNSSESDNLLVLGEFTIDPASTDFVVVQKRVLPPQMANDNTIIPQWAIAIIVIGVGGLLFIIIFGVFVMINRRNVAKIKPTMPMFDEEIEKNIIHKNQTTPRRRSLDYPKDYSKDYPKEYPKEDLYDIDADWNDKSFDATSNKMMVDGPYHDSSRYNLYDSWRSEWNGYYYNASRGSNRSPGYESTTSVSRHRPNYDTNF